The following coding sequences lie in one Leptospira inadai serovar Lyme str. 10 genomic window:
- a CDS encoding ArsR/SmtB family transcription factor — translation MPKEMRGVDKVFKALADPNRRKVLDLLYANNGQPLSALCEHLDMQRQSATQHIDILIDAILVTVVWRGREKLHFINPVPIYEVYERWVRKFEQNRLRFLHDLKEQLEGENDGET, via the coding sequence ATGCCGAAAGAAATGAGAGGGGTTGACAAGGTGTTCAAAGCGCTGGCTGACCCGAACCGACGGAAAGTTCTCGATCTACTTTATGCCAATAATGGCCAACCGCTTTCGGCTCTCTGCGAACACCTTGATATGCAGCGGCAATCGGCGACCCAACATATTGACATCCTAATCGATGCGATTTTGGTAACGGTAGTTTGGAGGGGCCGAGAAAAACTTCACTTTATTAATCCCGTTCCGATTTACGAGGTCTATGAACGTTGGGTTAGAAAATTTGAACAAAATCGCTTACGATTTTTGCACGACTTGAAAGAGCAACTCGAAGGAGAAAACGATGGAGAAACCTAA
- a CDS encoding SRPBCC family protein, translating into MEKPNFVYVTYIASTPERIWNALIDTEVTRQYWFDPTSDKPAHENVSTWEPGSEWRHERIDDARTVDIVGKVVESNPPNRLVLSWARPSEVEEELKHSRVIFDIESHGNGLVRLVVTHEDLDPQMHAGISRGWPMILSNLKTFLESGRALSRNISAA; encoded by the coding sequence ATGGAGAAACCTAATTTCGTCTATGTCACGTACATCGCTAGCACACCGGAAAGGATATGGAACGCATTAATCGATACGGAAGTAACGCGCCAATATTGGTTTGATCCAACCAGTGATAAACCGGCACACGAAAACGTTTCAACATGGGAGCCTGGTTCGGAATGGAGGCATGAGCGTATCGATGATGCAAGAACGGTCGACATCGTCGGAAAGGTTGTCGAAAGCAATCCTCCGAATCGCCTAGTTCTTTCCTGGGCGAGACCGAGCGAGGTTGAAGAAGAATTAAAACATTCGCGGGTAATATTCGATATCGAGTCTCATGGGAATGGTCTGGTTCGTTTGGTTGTTACCCACGAGGATTTAGACCCTCAAATGCATGCGGGAATCTCCAGGGGTTGGCCTATGATTCTTTCGAATCTCAAAACATTCTTGGAGTCAGGTCGCGCTCTATCACGGAACATTTCGGCGGCCTAA
- a CDS encoding GFA family protein encodes MDHPYSGGCACGAIRYDISDEPIFMNDCQCRDCQRMSGTGHGSYLTFPSRAAVKLTGEATRFNMLGDSGNTKTSGFCPKCGSPVYMTFAAMPELFTVHATSLDDPRRYKPQAVTYGARGYAWDHTDPTLPKFEKMPSPRSID; translated from the coding sequence ATGGATCATCCCTATTCGGGCGGATGTGCTTGCGGCGCGATTCGTTACGATATTTCCGACGAACCGATATTTATGAACGATTGTCAGTGCCGAGACTGCCAACGAATGAGCGGCACCGGCCATGGGTCCTATCTGACGTTTCCATCTCGGGCAGCCGTAAAGCTTACCGGCGAAGCAACGCGGTTTAACATGCTTGGCGACAGCGGCAATACCAAGACTAGCGGCTTTTGTCCAAAGTGCGGCTCTCCCGTGTATATGACGTTTGCCGCAATGCCGGAACTATTTACGGTGCATGCTACAAGTCTTGATGATCCGCGTCGATACAAACCTCAGGCTGTGACATACGGTGCGCGCGGTTATGCTTGGGACCATACCGATCCCACACTGCCGAAGTTCGAAAAAATGCCTTCGCCGAGATCTATTGACTGA
- a CDS encoding lactonase family protein: MSLMIHKCRQFCIWRVTIQYYLIPLILSFICGSSCKSPAANPCDRYSKDFLEIALLKSVISDQIPTCTSLSLGGTGPVYFYVANYNSNSITFFNGNTGNYLLGTLTNSTFTTGTNPAAVAVNPTGPIVYVANYGSGSVNYFNGITGAYLNGTLANSTFTTGTYTQGIAFKSNTNLIYAANSGSNTVTYLNAATGAYLNGSLASASFTTASYPFYVAANPSANLIYVTNNNVSTVTYFDATTGAYLNGTLAASSFTTGGGVSGVAVNPTANILYVANNGATTVTYFNATTGAYLNGTLASSSFATGNSPVGVAVNPTANILYVTNYFGNTVTYFNATTGAYLNGTLANSSFATGTNPKGVAVSAAMNAVYVTNQGSNTVTVFNAITGAYFYGTFANSSFATGSGPYAVAVSQ; the protein is encoded by the coding sequence ATGAGTTTGATGATCCATAAATGCCGACAGTTTTGCATTTGGCGGGTAACGATTCAATATTATTTAATTCCACTGATCCTTTCTTTTATCTGCGGATCGTCTTGTAAATCCCCCGCCGCGAATCCTTGCGACCGGTATAGCAAGGATTTCCTGGAGATCGCCCTACTAAAATCCGTAATCAGCGATCAAATCCCGACCTGTACTTCTCTTTCCTTAGGTGGAACGGGTCCGGTTTATTTCTACGTAGCCAATTACAATTCCAATTCTATAACTTTCTTTAATGGAAACACCGGAAACTATCTTTTAGGGACGCTTACAAATTCAACGTTTACGACCGGAACAAATCCGGCAGCCGTCGCAGTAAATCCGACTGGACCGATCGTGTATGTGGCCAATTACGGATCAGGTTCCGTCAACTACTTCAATGGAATCACCGGCGCGTATCTAAATGGAACTCTTGCAAATTCGACGTTTACTACAGGAACATACACGCAGGGAATTGCATTCAAATCGAATACCAATTTGATTTATGCCGCGAATAGCGGGTCCAATACGGTAACCTATCTGAATGCGGCAACGGGGGCTTACTTGAACGGCAGTCTCGCAAGTGCAAGTTTTACGACAGCATCCTATCCATTTTACGTTGCGGCAAACCCTTCCGCAAATCTGATCTATGTAACTAATAATAATGTGAGCACCGTGACCTACTTCGACGCCACAACCGGTGCGTATCTAAATGGAACTCTTGCCGCTTCAAGCTTTACGACGGGAGGAGGTGTATCCGGAGTAGCCGTGAATCCAACTGCGAATATTTTATACGTGGCAAATAACGGGGCCACCACGGTGACGTATTTTAATGCAACCACCGGCGCTTATCTAAACGGGACTCTCGCCAGTTCCAGTTTTGCGACCGGGAATAGCCCGGTCGGAGTAGCCGTAAATCCGACCGCGAATATTTTGTACGTTACGAATTATTTTGGCAATACAGTGACTTATTTTAATGCAACCACCGGTGCTTATCTGAACGGGACTCTTGCTAATTCCAGTTTTGCAACCGGTACGAATCCTAAAGGCGTCGCCGTTAGCGCCGCGATGAATGCGGTTTATGTGACGAATCAAGGATCGAACACAGTTACCGTTTTTAACGCGATCACAGGCGCTTATTTTTACGGAACGTTTGCTAATTCAAGCTTCGCTACCGGCTCGGGCCCGTACGCAGTAGCGGTCAGTCAATAG
- a CDS encoding lactonase family protein yields MNWIIHKCRQFCIWRVTIRYSLVSLILSFLFGLSCKSPATNPCDRSSKDFLEIALLKSAISDQIPTCTSLSLGQTSPIFYVTNFNSNSITFFTGSTGNYLFGTFANSTFTTGSNPKSVAVNPTGRIVYVANNSSATVTYFNATTGAYTNGTLANSSFTTGSIPEGVTVNPTANILYVVNNGTTTVTYFNATTGAYLNGTFANSSFTTGSNPVGVAVNPTANILYVANLNSSTVTYFNATTGAYLNGTLANSSFTTGSTPYEVAVNPSANILYVVNNSANTVTYFNATTGAYLNGALANSSFTTGSSPVRPVVNPTANILYVANNSSSTVTYFNATTGAYLNGTLANSSFTAGTNPRGVAFSAAMNAVYVTNQGSNTVTVFNAITGAYFYGTLANSSFATGSTPIGVAVSQ; encoded by the coding sequence ATGAATTGGATCATCCATAAATGCCGACAATTTTGCATTTGGCGGGTAACGATTCGATATTCTTTAGTTTCATTGATTCTTTCTTTTTTATTCGGGTTGTCTTGCAAGTCCCCCGCTACGAATCCATGCGACCGGTCTAGCAAGGATTTCCTGGAGATCGCCCTACTAAAATCCGCAATCAGCGATCAAATTCCGACCTGTACTTCTCTTTCCTTAGGCCAAACGAGTCCGATTTTCTACGTAACCAATTTCAATTCGAATTCCATCACTTTCTTTACTGGAAGTACCGGAAACTATCTTTTCGGGACGTTTGCAAATTCGACGTTTACGACCGGATCAAATCCGAAATCTGTCGCAGTAAATCCGACAGGGCGGATCGTATACGTGGCAAATAACAGTAGTGCGACGGTGACGTATTTCAATGCAACCACCGGCGCTTATACCAACGGGACTCTCGCTAATTCCAGTTTTACGACGGGATCTATTCCGGAGGGAGTAACCGTGAATCCAACTGCGAATATTTTATACGTGGTAAATAACGGGACCACCACGGTGACTTATTTCAATGCAACCACCGGCGCTTATTTAAACGGGACTTTCGCCAATTCCAGTTTTACGACAGGATCTAATCCGGTCGGAGTAGCCGTGAATCCAACAGCGAATATTTTATACGTGGCAAATCTCAATAGTTCGACGGTGACGTATTTCAATGCAACCACCGGCGCTTATTTAAACGGGACTCTCGCTAATTCCAGTTTTACGACAGGATCTACTCCTTACGAAGTAGCCGTAAATCCAAGTGCAAATATTTTATATGTTGTAAATAATTCTGCCAATACGGTGACTTATTTCAATGCAACCACCGGTGCTTACTTAAACGGGGCTCTCGCCAATTCCAGTTTTACGACAGGATCTAGTCCGGTTAGACCAGTCGTGAATCCAACAGCGAATATTTTATACGTGGCAAATAACAGCAGTTCGACGGTGACGTATTTCAACGCGACTACCGGCGCATATTTAAACGGGACTCTCGCCAATTCCAGTTTCACTGCCGGTACGAATCCTCGAGGAGTCGCATTTAGCGCTGCGATGAATGCGGTTTATGTTACCAATCAAGGATCGAACACAGTTACCGTTTTTAATGCGATAACAGGCGCTTATTTTTACGGAACATTGGCAAATTCAAGCTTTGCTACGGGATCGACTCCGATCGGAGTAGCGGTTAGTCAATAG
- a CDS encoding 7TM diverse intracellular signaling domain-containing protein — protein MQTIPHFLRVSILFPILLIFGCNLQSQRPQDSKNSCKAYNFQIWIDPSSNTSPYEAFQHPFEQLNQQFLDLDFTRATVWLKASGKPSNSGERCYIILEWPTLTKAEFFALDESGRSDLRGRAGAILPRSEWAIPWIDYPSFPILGEKEILIRINTRSLMRFPIAIRSETEMREQLDRRVLYTSLYAGFMAAVCLFALFFFFVLRDQIYLLYGGYLFSVAINFSFLYSSAPRILWPEFPFWQTHGLFFTQAIALYFAVAFFREFVDLRMHFPKLDKIAIALLVFAIVSAFGSFISNWNVFFSRIFSVVYLFWIPALLTITVRLLLNNQKHLLIFAITWGTFYSAAFLYILWVTRIVPPFPFFFYALVWFLPFEAIFFAASIYQRYRSIDSTRKRLELEMKAALDRLAEFSVPPPQTSNDSSKKEIGKYRRSKIHNMNVEEILHNIERLFVTEMIYLDEDLSLGSLSHRLGLTPHQLSEICNTHLKTTFPRLLSYYRIQHAMKLLRNFREWNILQVAYESGFKSKAAFNSDFKRFTGITPKQFRLSQFDAF, from the coding sequence ATGCAGACTATTCCCCATTTTCTAAGAGTTTCGATTCTTTTTCCGATTCTTCTGATATTCGGATGTAATTTGCAGTCGCAGCGACCGCAAGATTCGAAGAATTCTTGCAAAGCGTATAATTTTCAAATCTGGATAGATCCTTCCTCTAACACCAGCCCCTACGAGGCGTTCCAGCATCCGTTCGAACAATTGAATCAACAATTTCTGGATCTGGATTTTACCCGCGCAACCGTTTGGCTAAAGGCATCGGGTAAGCCGTCGAACTCCGGCGAACGATGCTATATCATTTTAGAATGGCCAACTTTGACAAAGGCGGAGTTTTTCGCATTGGACGAATCCGGTCGATCCGACTTGAGAGGACGAGCTGGGGCGATTTTACCGAGAAGTGAATGGGCAATTCCTTGGATCGACTATCCGAGTTTTCCGATTTTAGGAGAAAAAGAAATACTGATCCGCATAAATACCCGGTCTTTAATGCGCTTCCCGATCGCGATTCGCTCCGAGACGGAAATGCGGGAGCAACTGGATCGGCGAGTATTGTATACCTCCTTATACGCCGGCTTTATGGCGGCGGTTTGTTTGTTCGCTCTCTTTTTCTTCTTTGTTTTACGCGATCAAATTTATCTTTTGTACGGAGGATATCTTTTTTCCGTAGCGATCAATTTTAGCTTTTTGTATTCTTCCGCACCGCGAATACTCTGGCCCGAATTTCCGTTTTGGCAAACCCACGGTCTTTTTTTTACGCAGGCTATCGCGCTCTATTTCGCGGTGGCTTTTTTTCGCGAATTCGTGGACCTACGGATGCACTTTCCGAAATTAGACAAAATCGCAATCGCCCTACTCGTTTTTGCAATCGTTTCCGCATTCGGATCCTTTATCTCGAATTGGAATGTCTTTTTTTCCCGGATTTTTTCCGTCGTCTACCTGTTTTGGATTCCTGCGCTTCTAACCATCACCGTTCGGTTGCTCTTAAATAATCAAAAGCACTTGCTGATTTTTGCAATCACATGGGGAACTTTTTATTCTGCGGCATTTCTCTATATACTATGGGTAACGCGTATCGTTCCTCCCTTCCCTTTCTTTTTTTATGCTTTAGTTTGGTTCCTTCCCTTTGAAGCGATATTTTTCGCTGCAAGTATTTATCAAAGATATAGGAGTATCGATTCGACCCGAAAGAGACTCGAATTAGAAATGAAGGCGGCATTGGATCGTTTAGCGGAATTCTCCGTTCCACCGCCGCAAACAAGCAACGATTCGTCAAAAAAGGAAATCGGAAAGTATCGTCGAAGCAAAATTCATAACATGAATGTCGAAGAAATTTTACATAATATTGAACGGTTATTCGTCACGGAAATGATCTATCTGGACGAGGACCTTTCTCTCGGTTCCCTATCTCACAGACTTGGTTTGACTCCCCATCAGCTTTCCGAAATTTGCAATACGCATTTGAAAACTACGTTTCCTCGACTCCTCTCGTATTATAGAATTCAACATGCGATGAAGTTGCTCAGAAATTTCCGTGAATGGAACATTTTGCAAGTCGCCTACGAATCCGGCTTTAAATCGAAGGCCGCTTTCAATTCGGACTTCAAACGGTTTACGGGGATAACCCCGAAGCAATTTCGCTTATCACAATTTGATGCATTCTGA
- a CDS encoding ATP-binding protein, translating into MKKPYVGRLTETRLYVLAIVLVAVLIIINQVIIHTLLAEVRKDALIINVAGKQRMLSQRITKLALMSMTDPRNFIELKKEAEIWNRTHSGLQRGDAELGLPANGSTEISTLFDEIAPYQNGLYVSILRLEKSSQIRGAISEIFKNEEAYLPLMDSIVDKLEKESQARVRRLEVVEILLASVSLLLLTAEFLFIFRPIIKELKTREQKLERLNESKDVIMATIAHDIRNPLNIIQMSLDLLKERIPDISAKNRETLTYAQEACTRAEKLIRELLELSQIESDEFSLTKEITKLDPYVVRVLSPFRYQASEKQIEIKITVHPPDLSAMIDRDRFARVLENLITNSLKFTEESGKIEINSFEEKGKVWLEIKDTGIGIPEKLKEYVFDKYSKARRKGMLGEKTVGLGMWIVKTIVEKHQGKIWLESQEGLGTTFYVCLPKENLKARNGI; encoded by the coding sequence ATGAAAAAGCCATACGTAGGTAGACTGACGGAAACGCGCCTGTATGTTTTGGCCATCGTTTTAGTAGCGGTCTTGATAATTATAAATCAAGTTATCATTCATACACTTTTAGCCGAGGTTCGGAAGGATGCATTAATTATTAATGTTGCGGGAAAGCAGCGGATGCTTAGCCAACGAATTACTAAACTCGCCCTGATGTCGATGACTGATCCTAGGAATTTTATCGAATTAAAAAAGGAAGCCGAAATTTGGAATCGTACGCATTCGGGGCTTCAACGAGGAGATGCGGAACTCGGTTTACCGGCGAATGGCTCGACGGAAATATCTACGCTCTTCGACGAGATTGCTCCTTATCAAAACGGATTGTACGTTTCCATTTTACGTCTTGAAAAGAGTTCTCAGATACGCGGGGCGATTTCGGAAATTTTCAAGAATGAGGAAGCGTATCTACCTCTCATGGATTCTATCGTGGATAAATTGGAGAAAGAATCTCAAGCCCGTGTCCGTCGGCTTGAGGTGGTCGAAATATTATTAGCCTCCGTTTCGTTACTATTACTTACCGCCGAGTTTCTATTCATATTTCGACCGATCATTAAAGAATTAAAAACGCGGGAACAAAAACTCGAACGCTTGAATGAAAGTAAAGATGTGATTATGGCCACGATCGCGCATGATATTAGGAATCCGCTCAATATAATACAAATGTCTTTGGATCTTCTAAAGGAAAGAATACCGGATATCTCCGCTAAAAACAGGGAAACTCTTACGTATGCCCAAGAAGCTTGCACGAGAGCCGAAAAATTAATCCGAGAATTATTAGAATTATCTCAAATCGAGAGCGATGAATTCTCTTTGACGAAGGAGATTACTAAACTTGATCCGTATGTGGTACGGGTTCTTTCACCGTTTCGATACCAAGCTTCCGAAAAGCAGATAGAAATAAAAATTACGGTGCATCCTCCGGACCTCTCCGCTATGATCGATCGGGATAGGTTCGCCCGTGTTCTAGAAAATTTAATAACGAATTCGCTGAAATTCACGGAGGAATCGGGAAAGATCGAAATCAATTCTTTTGAAGAGAAAGGAAAAGTATGGCTCGAGATCAAGGATACGGGCATCGGAATTCCCGAAAAATTAAAGGAATATGTCTTCGATAAGTATTCTAAAGCTCGTAGAAAAGGGATGCTGGGTGAAAAAACCGTCGGCTTAGGAATGTGGATTGTTAAGACGATTGTAGAAAAACATCAGGGAAAGATTTGGCTTGAAAGTCAGGAAGGGCTCGGGACTACATTCTATGTTTGTTTACCTAAAGAAAATTTAAAAGCTCGAAACGGCATCTAA
- a CDS encoding response regulator yields MNPIVDSRPKILIVDDEASNLQVLRQILQEDYKLIFAKDGAKAVELALSEKPNLILLDVMMPGMTGHEVCKILRADSKSSRIPIIFVTAMVDEEDEAGGFEAGAVDYIAKPVSPSIVKARVRTHLSLVRNEELRETRLQIIQRLGLAAEYKDNETGLHVIRMSHYSRTLSLALGFSAECAEDILNASPMHDIGKIGIPDGILQKPGKLTPEEWEIMKKHPTIGAEIIGDHNSTLLQLAKSIAQNHHEKWDGSGYPNGLKGEQIPIEGRIVALADVFDALTTERPYKKAWEIPDAIRYITSESGKHFDPSIVPVFLDQMPEILKIKERWAEK; encoded by the coding sequence ATGAATCCTATCGTCGACTCCAGGCCGAAAATTCTGATCGTGGATGACGAGGCTTCGAATCTTCAGGTACTACGGCAAATTCTTCAAGAAGATTACAAACTGATATTCGCTAAGGATGGAGCGAAAGCAGTCGAACTAGCCTTGTCCGAAAAACCGAATTTGATCCTTCTGGATGTGATGATGCCCGGAATGACCGGGCACGAAGTCTGTAAGATCCTAAGAGCGGATTCGAAGAGTTCCCGAATTCCGATTATCTTCGTGACTGCGATGGTGGATGAGGAAGACGAAGCGGGGGGATTCGAAGCGGGAGCCGTGGATTATATCGCGAAACCGGTCAGTCCTTCGATAGTAAAGGCAAGAGTCCGGACTCATCTATCGTTGGTTCGTAACGAAGAGTTAAGGGAAACGCGATTGCAAATCATCCAACGATTGGGTCTCGCGGCGGAGTATAAGGACAACGAGACCGGACTGCACGTCATCCGAATGAGTCACTACTCCAGAACTCTTTCTTTGGCATTGGGATTCTCCGCGGAATGTGCCGAAGATATTCTGAATGCGTCCCCCATGCATGATATCGGAAAAATCGGAATCCCGGATGGGATATTACAAAAACCGGGTAAACTAACTCCGGAAGAATGGGAGATCATGAAAAAACATCCCACTATCGGCGCCGAAATCATAGGAGATCATAACTCCACTCTACTCCAATTGGCCAAGAGTATCGCCCAAAACCATCATGAAAAATGGGACGGCTCCGGCTATCCGAACGGATTGAAAGGAGAGCAGATACCGATAGAAGGGAGAATCGTCGCCTTAGCGGACGTATTCGATGCATTGACTACGGAAAGGCCCTATAAAAAGGCGTGGGAAATTCCGGACGCCATACGGTACATCACGTCGGAGTCGGGAAAACATTTCGATCCATCTATCGTACCCGTCTTTTTGGATCAGATGCCGGAAATTCTGAAAATCAAGGAGCGCTGGGCGGAGAAATAG
- a CDS encoding MHYT domain-containing protein, whose amino-acid sequence MNETIRQFFLSDQSAPFLDSSYDPGLIVLSILVAIFSSYIALRMVGQPLPESISPASRFLILFAAGIALGCGVWSMHFIGMLSFKLCTNVTYDRTLTIVSVLPSIVASMVALTYVSRSKLRIQELIIGGVLVGSGIGSMHYTGMAAMRMNASLRYDPWIFALSILVAVVLSILSLWIRFGLQSLRLTSHWPTLISGSVMGIAISGMHYTGMAAARFIGVQETVTPNNQTDPMFLALAVSVITIGFTLFTFAVNAFFMYRKLVNNLKESEARMRAIISTAVDGVITIDTRGRIIDFNKSAERIFGYTNSELLGKNIQELMPEPYHSGQGAILKNYIRTGTTKIIGTGREALGRRKDGSIFPARLAIGHVKLPREVLFVSFVTDISERKMIETALKQSEQQVRSLIQNIPGITYRCLLNEDWTTLYMSDAVESMTGYPVSEFLPPNPIRSYKDIIHPQDQVAVYQAVQEAVREKRAFALEYRIIHRNGEIRWFWENGSAISGSSGDILFLEGVILDITERHNMEEDLRTSKEKAELASVTKTSFLANMSHEIRTPMNSILGFTEVLLSGKLGKDQRTHLETVKASAKSLLRLLNDILNTAKLEKGAVELESVGFSLFRLIGELKSFLGISAIKKRLDFEVIQDPELSEFYRGDSLRIRQILINLIGNAIKFTDKGKVTLRIEKSGNELHFSVIDTGIGIRADRLDKIFEPFTQADVSTTRRFGGTGLGTTICKQLTELMGGKIWAESRLGEGSTFHVLIPLRKIDGPKTEIKKSVRRNIPSLNILVVDDIEQNTELVELLLKNEGHRVSSAYNGEEAFNKVQSDKFDLILMDVQMPVLDGLQATRVIRHYEIEENVPRIPILALTASVFEEDRNSAKDAGMDGFISKPIDFNQMMEEITRVMNLSGAITPSPSKVAKNGTGSSSNSERAEELIRLLFDSFQKGAIEDRDIDELISLLSGEIEETKLEELVTKIEQFEFEAAQRILQELTRSLGITGV is encoded by the coding sequence ATGAATGAAACGATACGGCAATTCTTCCTATCCGATCAATCGGCGCCCTTCCTAGACAGCTCATACGATCCCGGACTGATCGTCCTCTCTATCTTAGTCGCGATTTTTTCCTCCTATATCGCTCTTCGGATGGTCGGGCAACCCCTTCCGGAAAGCATTTCCCCCGCAAGCAGGTTTCTGATTCTGTTTGCAGCCGGCATTGCCTTGGGATGCGGAGTCTGGTCCATGCATTTCATCGGGATGCTCTCCTTCAAACTCTGTACGAACGTGACTTATGACCGCACTCTTACGATCGTTTCCGTTCTCCCGAGTATCGTGGCGTCCATGGTCGCCTTGACCTACGTAAGTCGCTCTAAGCTTCGAATCCAGGAGTTAATTATCGGAGGTGTTCTTGTCGGTTCCGGAATCGGATCCATGCATTATACCGGAATGGCTGCTATGCGCATGAACGCTTCCCTTCGATACGATCCTTGGATCTTCGCGCTGTCCATACTAGTCGCAGTCGTACTCTCTATTCTTTCGCTTTGGATCCGTTTCGGACTCCAAAGCCTCCGACTAACTTCGCATTGGCCCACGCTAATATCGGGCTCCGTTATGGGCATCGCAATTTCAGGAATGCATTATACGGGAATGGCTGCAGCCCGTTTTATCGGAGTTCAGGAAACCGTTACCCCGAATAACCAAACCGACCCGATGTTTCTTGCTCTGGCAGTATCCGTCATCACGATCGGTTTCACGCTATTTACCTTCGCAGTGAACGCTTTCTTTATGTACCGGAAGCTAGTGAATAATCTAAAGGAAAGCGAAGCCCGAATGAGGGCGATCATTTCCACAGCAGTGGACGGAGTGATTACGATCGATACTCGCGGGAGAATCATCGATTTCAATAAATCTGCGGAACGCATCTTCGGATATACGAATTCGGAACTCTTGGGAAAGAATATCCAGGAACTCATGCCGGAACCGTATCATTCGGGACAAGGCGCCATTCTAAAGAATTATATCAGAACCGGAACGACGAAAATCATCGGAACGGGTAGAGAAGCCTTGGGACGAAGAAAGGACGGCTCTATTTTTCCGGCTCGGTTGGCGATCGGCCACGTAAAGCTGCCCAGAGAGGTGCTATTCGTAAGTTTCGTAACGGATATCAGCGAAAGAAAAATGATCGAAACCGCACTCAAACAAAGCGAGCAGCAGGTACGATCCCTTATCCAAAACATACCCGGAATCACGTATCGATGCCTCTTAAACGAAGATTGGACCACTCTATACATGAGCGACGCGGTCGAATCTATGACGGGCTATCCCGTTTCGGAATTTTTGCCTCCGAATCCGATCCGATCCTACAAGGACATCATCCACCCGCAGGACCAGGTCGCCGTTTACCAAGCGGTTCAGGAAGCCGTACGGGAAAAAAGAGCCTTCGCATTGGAGTACAGAATTATCCATAGAAACGGAGAGATCAGATGGTTTTGGGAAAACGGCAGTGCGATCAGCGGAAGTAGCGGCGACATACTTTTTCTGGAAGGAGTCATCCTGGATATCACGGAAAGGCACAATATGGAAGAAGACTTGCGGACTTCTAAAGAAAAGGCCGAGCTCGCTTCCGTAACCAAAACTTCCTTCCTGGCGAATATGAGCCACGAAATCAGGACTCCAATGAACTCCATTCTAGGATTTACGGAAGTGTTACTTTCCGGAAAATTGGGGAAGGACCAAAGAACCCATCTCGAAACCGTAAAAGCTTCCGCAAAATCTCTATTAAGACTTTTGAATGATATCCTAAACACCGCTAAGCTCGAAAAAGGCGCCGTCGAACTCGAGTCCGTAGGCTTCTCTCTTTTTAGGCTTATCGGGGAGCTTAAATCCTTTTTAGGAATAAGCGCGATCAAAAAGCGCTTGGATTTCGAGGTAATCCAAGATCCGGAGCTATCCGAATTCTATCGAGGGGATTCCCTTCGGATCCGTCAGATCCTCATCAACCTGATAGGAAACGCGATCAAATTCACCGACAAAGGGAAGGTGACTCTCAGGATCGAGAAATCGGGAAATGAACTTCATTTTTCCGTAATAGACACCGGCATAGGAATCCGAGCGGATCGACTGGACAAAATTTTCGAACCGTTTACTCAGGCGGACGTCTCCACGACCAGACGATTCGGAGGAACCGGACTAGGAACGACTATCTGCAAGCAATTGACCGAACTCATGGGAGGAAAGATCTGGGCTGAAAGTAGATTAGGAGAAGGAAGCACATTTCATGTCCTCATTCCCCTACGGAAAATCGACGGCCCTAAAACGGAAATCAAAAAGTCCGTCCGCCGAAATATTCCCTCTTTGAACATTCTGGTCGTGGATGATATCGAACAGAATACCGAGTTAGTCGAATTGCTTTTGAAAAACGAAGGACACAGGGTTTCCTCAGCTTACAACGGAGAGGAGGCATTTAACAAAGTGCAATCCGATAAATTCGACCTGATACTGATGGACGTTCAGATGCCCGTATTGGACGGGCTGCAGGCAACCAGGGTCATACGACACTATGAGATAGAAGAAAACGTACCGAGAATTCCTATTCTAGCCCTAACGGCGAGCGTCTTCGAAGAAGATAGGAACTCCGCCAAAGATGCGGGAATGGACGGTTTTATATCCAAGCCGATCGATTTCAACCAGATGATGGAGGAAATCACCAGAGTGATGAATCTTTCCGGCGCGATTACGCCGAGTCCTTCTAAAGTGGCCAAAAACGGAACCGGATCATCATCGAATTCCGAACGCGCCGAGGAGCTAATCCGACTTCTTTTCGATTCTTTTCAGAAAGGCGCGATCGAGGACAGGGATATCGACGAACTTATTTCTCTCCTCTCCGGTGAAATCGAGGAGACTAAGCTCGAGGAGTTAGTTACGAAAATCGAGCAATTCGAATTCGAAGCCGCCCAAAGAATCTTGCAAGAACTGACTCGATCTCTCGGAATCACAGGAGTATAA